In Hydractinia symbiolongicarpus strain clone_291-10 chromosome 15, HSymV2.1, whole genome shotgun sequence, one DNA window encodes the following:
- the LOC130629126 gene encoding uncharacterized protein LOC130629126 → MYNESTVKNHDKVLTLGGYQSCNRFEFPPPEQKNLTMFFFIIILSFASSTIQINERNKRNAVFDRKRIWQRKVIPYEIHPNVWNETAIKKSIVHFNTLTCVQWVERIKLDINLPYVIFKPDSVCRSEIGQTNSAIHGQEVFIGPYCSTMPIILHEMYHVMGFYHEMKRYDRDKYVEINWDNITPGYEKFFDKLSAEETDFLDEHYDVKSVMHYDSFSYSKQPKLMTISLVNSTDVLAEVNMPNKRDVEKVRRLYDCRVDATEGWSRWSAYASCNDQCYKRRTRFCYSIGSQNACNELDRNIETELKRCSDTECSRDGWWSRWSPWNECNVYCGNGKQTRYRDCTDPPPRRHGNNCTGLAEERKHCRRGACVRGKFDCEFDNDGVCYWKFQGDWKRSQSGTTIEGPVTDVSYIVGYYMFLGSNQHGWMKLQFAKRTSGCMNFYYDFGTTSKLEIHLYKKNGRKVAKKLKSNGIQGWKRVNISLSSVFRVELFGSTGNKSFIALDDIIFLEKSCKDNIGQMISINAELSTTAVTHTPISTLSSGTTVRLTHVSSTKTSTSTKTKTGKIKTNTVELISTEPISKQSSFLSHSIAIKNDILFIFLYIIYLFVF, encoded by the exons GTTCGAATTTCCGCCACCAGAACAGAAAAATTTAACtatgttttttttcataataataCTCTCATTTG CCTCCAGCACAATTCAAATTAATGAAAGGAACAAAAGAAATGCTGTTTTTGATCGAAAGAGAATATGGCAACGTAAAGTAATCCCTTATGAAATTCACCCAAATg TATGGAATGAAACCGCAATAAAGAAATCTATAGTACACTTCAATACGTTAACATGCGTACAGTGGGTGGAAAGAATCAAGTTGGACATCAATCTACCATATGTTATATTTAAACCTGACAGCGT TTGTAGGTCTGAGATTGGCCAGACTAATTCAGCCATCCACGGACAAGAGGTTTTTATTGGACCATATTGTAGTACTATGCCAATCATATTGCACGAAATGTACCACGTGATGGGATTTTATCATGAGATGAAGCGTTATGATCGCGACAAATATGTCGAGATAAATTGGGATAACATAACACCTG GTTATGAAAAGTTCTTTGACAAACTTTCAGCGGAAGAGACAGATTTTCTAGATGAACATTATGACGTCAAAAGTGTTATGCATTACGACTCATTTTCCTATTCTAAACAGCCTAAACTGATGACAATTTCTCTCGTGAACAGCACTGATGTTCTTGCAGAAGTAAATATGCCGAATAAAAGAGATGTGGAAAAAGTTAGAAGACTGTATGACTGTAGAG TTGATGCTACCGAAGGTTGGTCCAGATGGTCTGCCTACGCCTCATGTAATGATCAGTGCTACAAAAGGAGAACGCGTTTTTGTTATTCTATAGGAAGTCAAAACGCCTGCAATGAACTCGACAGAAATATTGAGACGGAACTCAAACGCTGCAGCGACACAGAGTGCAGTC GTGATGGTTGGTGGTCCAGATGGTCGCCATGGAACGAATGCAATGTTTATTGCGGCAATGGAAAACAGACAAGGTACCGTGATTGCACTGATCCTCCTCCTCGTCGCCATGGTAACAATTGTACAGGTTTAGCTGAAGAACGCAAACATTGCAGACGTGGGGCGTGCGTCAGAG GTAAATTCGACTGTGAATTTGATAACGATGGCGTTTGCTATTGGAAATTCCAAGGAGACTGGAAAAGAAGCCAATCTGGTACAACAATAGAAGGTCCTGTAACCGATGTTTCCTATATAGTTG GTTATTACATGTTCCTTGGGAGTAATCAACATGGTTGGATGAAGCTTCAGTTTGCAAAACGTACGTCCGGTTGTATGAACTTTTATTATGATTTTGGCACAACTTCCAAACTTGAGATTCATTTATACAAAAAGAACGGTAGAAAGGTGGCTAAGAAGCTTAAATCTAATGGCATACAAGGCTGGAAAAGAGTAAATATATCGTTATCAAGTGTATTTCGG GTCGAGTTATTTGGATCAACTGGGAACAAAAGTTTCATTGCTTTAGACGATAtcatatttttagaaaagagCTGCAAAGACAATATAG GTCAAATGATTTCAATAAACGCTGAATTATCAACGACAGCTGTAACACACACACCGATCAGCACTTTATCAAGCGGCACAACAGTACGTCTCACACACGTGAGTTCCACAAAAACATCAACAAGTACTAAAACAAAGACcggcaaaatcaaaacaaacacagTTGAATTAATCTCCACTGAACCAATCTCTAAACAAAGTTCTTTCCTTTCACACAGTATAGCGATTAAAAAcgatatattatttatttttttgtatattatttatttatttgtgttttaa